In Bradyrhizobium manausense, the sequence CGCCGGCCTGCGATCACAATTTTGGCGCCTTCGGCAACGAAGACTTCCGCAGTCCGCAATCCGATCCCGCTGGTCGCGCCCGTGATCACCGCAACCTTGCCGTCAAGCCTGCCCATGGAATGTCCCTGTTTTCGAATGATTTGAAGCCAAATTGCGGATACCGGTCGATGTCATCGCCGCGACAATCGGCGCCGCAACAATCACTATTCCTGCCTGATGGCGACAAGACAAGCTTTGCTTGCGCATGCGAGATGCGTAACATCATGACCCGTCTCTCGTTTTTCGAAGTTTTACCGCGACCGGGCTGCGCATGGGGAAGCTGATCGACGAATTCCGAAAGGGGTGGCAAGGCGAGGCAGTGCCGTCGCTCGGCCTGAGCATCGCGTTCGCCGTGGCCTGCCTGCTGGTTGCGACCCTGGCCCGCTGGGGCCTCGCGCATGTGCGTCCGGACGTCTACTTCACGCCGTACTTTCCGGCCGTGTTCTTTGCCGCCGCCTTCGGCGGCTTGCGGATCGGCGTGGTGACGGCGCTGGTCGGCGGCGTGCTCGGCGTCGTCGTGAATTTCGATCATTCGTTGGCCGATCGCGCGCGCTTTGCCTTGCTGACACTCTATTGGGGTGTCTCTGCGCTGACCATCTGGGGCGTCGAGCACTATCGCACGATGCTGACGGAGCAGCGCCGGATCTCCAAACGCCTGATCGAGGAAGAGGACTATCGCAAGCTGCTGGTCGACGAGCTTCAGCACCGGCTGAAGAACAAGCTGTCGACCGTGCATGCCGTGCTGCACCAGGTGTTGCATGACCAGCCCCAGGTCTGGGCTCGCATCGACCCGCGGCTACGATCGCTGGCCGCGACCGACGATCTGATCTCGCGGATCGACAAGGCCGGCTGCGACATTCGCGACCTCCTGATTTCCGAGCTCGGCCCCTACGGCCATGTCCGCTTCACCCTCAATGGCGACAGGCTGTTCCTGCCGCCGAAGCTCGCCGTGACGCTGTCCTTGATGTTTCACGAGCTCGCCACCAATGCCGGCAAATATGGCGCGTTCTCTGCGCCGCGCGGATTATTGCAGGTGTCATGGACCGTCAGCGATGATCGCCTGACCATCACTTGGGACGAAACCGAGGGACCGATCGTCGGCGATATCTCCGAGCCAGGGTTCGGCACCAAGCTCCTGAAGTCGGCGCTGTCAGCCTTCGACGGCAAGACCGAGGTCTCCTATTTGAAGACCGGCCTGCATTGCACCATGCAATGTCGCATTCCCCGGAACGGATGACGAGCGGGTAGCTGGTCCCAGCAAAAGCGAAAGAGAACCGCGCCCTTTTGCTCGCGCTTTTGCAAGCGCTGTTGACCCTCTGTTAATGACGATCGATCGCGCGCCTCGCCGCGCGCCAAGTTTCTTGCAAAACACCCCCGTATTTCTGCGGACCCCTTAACCAAACCTAAGAGGGAACTGCGCATGATCGCGCCCATTGCAAACGCGCGCCAACAACAAGATTCATGGCTTCTATGAACGACAATGCTTATAGCGGCGCGAACGAAGCCGAACTCGGATTCCTCAAGGAAATCGTTAGAATGCTGCCTGCCGGCCTGACCGTGCAGGACGCGCAAGGCAAGCTTCTGCTGGTTAACGATGTCGCGGCGTCCCAGCTCGGCATGGACGGCAGCCGACCCTCGCCCGATCTCGCGCCGCGCCGCGAGGCCTGCCAGCAAGCATTGAGGTCCGGCCAGCCCGTTGTCTCCGAGGAAGCGCTCCATGACGGAGCCGCACGCCAGGTGCTGCTGACCACCCATCGCCCGGTCCAGCTTGCCGGACGCGCGCTCCTGATCTCGGCCTCCTCCGACATTACCGAACAGAAGAATTTCGAGGACCAGCTGTTTCGTTCGGCCTATTTCGACGAGCTGACCAGCCTGCCCTCGCGGCGGGTGATCGAGCATCGCGCCAACAGCCTGCTGTCACGCGACCAGGCCGGCGATCGCTTCGCGCTGGCTTTCCTCGACGTCGATAATTTCAAGCACATCAACGACTATTACGGCCACGCCGTCGGCGACGCGCTGCTGATCGAACTGTCGAAGCGGCTCGGGCGGGACCTGCGCGATTCCGACATGCTGTCGCGCATTTCCGGCGACGAGTTCCTGCTGCTGCTGTCGCCGATCCAGAGCCAGGAGGAGGTCGCCGAATTCATGAAGTCGACGCTGGAACGGCTGACCGCGCCGTTCTTCATCGACAATTCGGAGCTGTTCGTTTCCACCTCCGTCGGAGTCAGCCTCTATCCCGATCATGGCCGCAGCTTCGAGACGCTGCGCCAGAATGCCGACATTGCGATGTACCGCATCAAGAACAACGGCAAGGGATCTGCCTCCTTCTTCGATGCCGGCATGGAGCGCGAGGCCCTGGCGAGGATGAAGATCGAGCAGTCACTGCGGCTCGCCATCCTCGAAAAGCGCTTCTGCTGCGCCTTCCAGTCCAAGGTCGATATCCGCACCCAAGCCGTGAAGGGCATCGAGGCGCTGGTGCGCCTGCGCGACGACGAGGGCGTGATCCAGGCACCGGGCTCGTTCATCAACCTCGCAAGCGAGCTCGGACTGATCGACGAGCTGACCCATCTCGTGCTGGCCGAGATCGTCAAGTCGGTCGACCTGATCAACGAGACCTTCGGTGCCGAAGCCACCATCAGCATCAACGTCGCCGCCAAGCAGGCCGGCAACCCCGAATTCATGCGCGATTTCGCGCAGGCGCTCGATGATACCGGCTTTCCACAGCGCTTCATGATCGAAGTGACGGAAGACGCCTTCGTCGCCAAGAATCATTTCCAGAGCGAAATCCTGCCGATGTTCCGCAAGCTCGGCGTCGGCATCTCCATCGACGATTTCGGCACCGGCTATTCGTCGTTGTCGGCGCTGGCTGACATCACCGCCGACGAGATCAAGATCGACCGCTCCTTCATCACCGACATCCATAAGCGCCCGCGCAGCCAGGGCATTCTGCGCGCGATCGAATCCCTGAGCGAGGCGCTCGGCATGACCGTGATCGCCGAGGGCCTCGAATCCTACGAGGAGCTCGCCTATCTCCAGGCCGCGACCAAGATCCGCTACGCACAGGGCTATTATTTCGCCCGGCCGATCTTCCTGGAGGAGTTGAAGCTGGCCACCCCCGCCTCGAGCGAATCCCGCGGCAGCGTGTCCGCGCGCCCGATGCAGCAAAATCGGCAGGGCTATTCGCGCGCGAACGGATATCGTCGATAAGCCAAGAGCGCCTTGCAATAAGCTTCGATTAACGATGCAACGCAGCGTGCCATGCGGGCGCCGCACAGCCGGCACGCAACGCTCCCCGGTTCTCGCGTGGGTGGATCTCCGTAGAAGTCCGCAACCGGTTTAAGCCGCGGGTAACCGGCTTTCCTAAGTATTGCGCCATCTGTCCATAGTATTTCTGGTCCTCCAGGGGAGTGGGATGCGCCAGGTTTTCCAACAGGTGGCAGCTGCAATGTTCTCGGTCGCGAAGAGCGGCCGGGACGCGGCCGTGCGACGTGGGCCCGTGCTGTGGCTGACCCTCTCCGGCGCACTGCTCGTCGCCGGCATCTTCGCCGTGACGGCAATGGCCGTCGGCGAGTTTCGCGAGCGCACGCTGGCCAACCGCGAGCGCGAGCTGGAAAATACCGTCCAGCTAATCGCGCGGCACTTCGATCAGCAGTTTGAAGATTCCGACGTCGTCGCGGCGGATCTGATCGGACAGATGCATCTGCCCGACATCACCTCGGCGCAGATGTTCCGCGAGCACATGTCGGGGCCCGAAGCCAACCGGATGCTGCGGGGCAAGGTCAGCGCGGTCTCCTATCTCGGCGACATCGCGATCTACGACGCGGACGGCGAGTTGATCTCCTGGTCCCGCGCGCAGCCGCTGCCCAAGGTCAACGTGTCTTCCCGCGCCTACTTCCAGACCTTCAAGACCAATCCGATGTCGGAGCCGGTGCTGCTGGAGTCCGTGCGCAGCTTCCTCATCCACAAATGGACCACGGTCGTTGCGCGTCGGCTCAGCCTGCCGGACGGTACCTTCGTCGGCGCGATGGTCCGGCGGATCGATCCCGACAGCTATCAACGCTATTTCGCCTCGGTCGCCCTGGCCGAGGGCGCCGCAATCTCGCTGTTCGACCGCGAAGGCGTGATGCTGGCGCGCTATCCGAATATCGAATCGAGGATCGGCATCAGCTACAAGAGCGCGCCACTGATGCAGAAGGTGCTGACCCAGGGTGGTCAGCAGACGCTTCGCGTCAAGAGCCCGGTCGACGGCGAAGAGAAGCTCGGCTCGGCCGCGTCGCTGACGCATTTTCCGCTGGTCATCATCGCGACCAACACCACGTCGGCCGCGCTGGCCGACTGGCGGCAGCAGACCGGCTTCATGGTCACCACCGCGACGCTGTCGGCGGCGGTGATCGCGCTGATCCTCTTCATGATCATCCGCCAGATCAACCGGCAGAACCGCGAGGCCCAGCAGCGGCTGGAGGCGGAGCGGCTGCGGCTGGACACCGCCCTCAACAACATGTCGCAAGGGCTGATCCTGTACGACGCCGGCGGATATATCGTCACCTGCAATCGCCGCTATGCCGACATGTTCGGCCTCTCGCACGACGTCATCAAGCCCGGCTGCCACATCCACGAGGCGATGTACCACCGCAAGGAGCGCAACGCTTTCAGCGGCAACGTCGAGGAATTTTGCGCCGACGTCTTGAGGGACGTTGCCGAAGGCAAGGTCACCACGAAATTGCATCAACTGCCCAATGGGCGCGCTTTCCAGGTCATCAACACGCCGCTCGCACAAGGCGGATGGGTCGCCACCATCGAGGAGATCACCGAACGGCGCAATCTGGAGCAGGAGCGTGACCGCAATTACACGTTCCTGCGCGAGATCATCGACCACATCCCGTCGCAGATCACGGTGAAGGACGCCTATACGCGGCACTACCTCCTGGTCAACCGGATTGCCGAGGACATCTTTGGGGAAGGCGGCAAGACGATCGTCGGCAAGACGGCGGCCGACATCCTGCCCGAAGCCGATGCCGAGGTCGTCACGCGCGACGATGACATCGTGCTGCAATCGCCCGACCGGCTGCTGCAGAAGGAGCAGAGCTGGAGGACCCCGACCGACGGCCAGCGCCACACCATTTCGAAGCGCATCGGCATCTGCGACAAGGCCGGTGAGCCGCGCTACATCATCAACGTCATCGAGGATGTCACCGAACAGCGCAAGGCGGCCGAGAAGATCGCGCATATGGCACACTACGACGCGCTGACCGACCTGCCCAACCGCGTGCTCTTCCGCGAGCAGATGGAGCGCGAGCTGGAGAAGGTCGCCGGCGGCGCGCAATTCGCGCTGCTCTACATCGACGTCGATGAATTCAAGGGCATCAACGATTCGCTCGGTCATCATGTCGGCGACGAGCTGCTGATGGCGATCGCCGGCCGCATCCGCGCCTGCCTCAAGCCGGGCGACCTGATCGCGCGGCTCGGCGGCGACGAGTTCGCGGTGATCCAGACGGGAATCGAATCATCCGCCGACGTGCTGGCCTTCGTGACGCAGATCCATGAAGTGATCCGCCGCCCCTATCATTGCCTCGGCCACCAGCTCTCCACCGACGCCAGCATCGGCATCGCACTGGCGCCGCAGGACGGCGCCGATCTCGACCAGCTCATCAAGAATGCCGACCTCGCGATGTACGGCGCCAAGGCGGGAGGACGTCGCACCTACCGCTTCTTCGTGCCGGCGATGGATGCGAGCGCCAAGGCGCGCCTCACGCTGGAGCAGGATCTACGCCAGGCGCTGATCGATGGCGGCTTCGAGATCCATTACCAGCCGCTGGTCAATCTGCACACGGGCGTGGTCTCCGGCTGCGAGGCGCTGCTGCGCTGGCGCCATCCCGAACGCGGCATGGTCTCGCCGGCCGAGTTCATTCCGATCGCCGAAGATACCGGCCTGATCAACGAGATCGGCGACTGGGTGCTGCGCACCGCCTGCAACGAGGCCGCGACCTGGCCCGCCGATGTGCGCATCGCCGTCAACGTCTCGCCGGTGCAGCTCAAATGCGACACGCTGGCGCTGCGGATCGCGGGAGCGCTGGCCGCCTCCGGGCTTGAGCCGCGCCGTCTCGAGCTCGAGATCACCGAGGCGGTGCTGATCCGCGACGACGAGGCGGCGCTCTCGATCCTGCACCAGCTCCGCGCGATCGGCGTGCGCATCGCGCTCGACGATTTCGGCACGGGCTATTCCTCGCTGAGCTATCTGAAGCGCTTCCCGTTCGACAAGATCAAGATCGACCGCTGCTTCGTCGCCGACATCGCCGAGACCAGCGGCTCGCCCGTGATCGTGCAGGCGGTGGTGAACATCGCCGCGGCCAGCGACATGACCACGGTCGCCGAAGGCGTCGAGACCGAAGCGCAGCGCGAGATGCTGCGCACGCTCGGCTGCACCGAGATGCAGGGCTACCTGTTCAGCAAGCCGAAGCCGGCCGCCGAGGTGCGCGAGCTGTTCGGCCCTGACAACGCCATGCCTGTGGCAGCGGTGGCCTGACATGGCAAAACTCATCAGGTCTTCCGCCAAGACCGTCGACGTCGCCGATTCCTACGCGGTGCGGCTGATGCAGCATCTGGTGGTGCCGACCTTCGTGATCGATCCGAAGCGGCGTGTCGTGATCTGGAACAGGGCCTGCGAACGGCTGACCGGCGTTGCCGCCGCCGAGGTGATCGGCACCAACAAGCATTGGCAGGCCTTCTACGAGACCAGGCGCCCTTGCCTTGCCGATCTGGTCGCGCAGGATCGGCCCGAGCAATTGCCGGAGTTCTATTCGGAATATGCGGCGCGCGGCCACAACGGGCTCGGCTTTTCCGCGGAGAACTGGTGCGTGATGCCGAAGCTCGGCAGCCAGCTCTATCTCGCGATCGATGCCGGCCCGATCCATGACGAGGCCGGCAATCTGATCGCCGTGGTGGAGACGCTGCGCGACCTTACCGACCAGAAGCGCGCCGAGATGGCGCTGAAGGAGCTCGCTACCAAGGACGGGCTGACAGGGCTCTCGAACCGCCGCTCGTTCGACCAGATGCTGATGAGCGAATGGACCCGCGCGCAACGGACGCAAAAGCCGCTGGCGCTGCTGTTCGTCGACGTCGATCACTTCAAGCTGTTCAACGACGAGCACGGCCACCAGAGCGGCGACGAGTGTCTGCGCGCGGTCGCCGGCGTGGTCAACCGCCACGCGGTGCGCCCGCTCGACCTCGCCAGCCGCTATGGCGGCGAGGAGTTCGCGCTGATCCTGCCTGAGATGAGCTGCGACGATGCCTGCGCTGTCGCCGAGGAAATTCGCCGCGCCGTTATGGCCTTGGCGATTACTCACGGTGCCAACGGCGCCGGTCAGCACGTGACCCTCAGTGTCGGCGTCGCCAGTCACATCCCCGGCGAGGCCGACGGTGCCCCCGACCGGCTGCTGGGTGCGGCCGACCAGGCGCTCTATGCCGCCAAGCGCCTCGGCCGCAACCGTGTCGTCTGCTCCGAGCGGGTGCTGGCCGAATTCGCAGGCCACGGCCGGGATAGCATGCCAGTTCCTGGCCTCACCCCGCGCAAATCGGCCTGAAGCGCGACGTTTGCCGCAGCAAGACCGGTTGCCCGCCCCTCGCCGTTAGGCTAAATGAGGCCTCGCTGCACCCGTAGCTCAGCTGGATAGAGCGTTGCCCTCCGAAGGCAAAGGTCACACGTTCGAATCGTGTCGGGTGCGCCATTTCCTTCCAGACCGACCTCAATGCGGGCCTGGTGCTCCCGATCTCAGTGCCTGATGTGCTCGAACACGACGATCACGCCGGTCGGCTCGGGCTCGTGCGCCATCAGCCGCGTCAGATCCGCATCGCTCCAGTCGGCGAGGCTGACGACTTCACCGGTCTCGCGGTCCGAGCCGAGCGACGGGGCTAATTCCAACACTTTCAATCCCATCTCGTCGACGAAGAACGTGTGTTCCCCGAACATGCTGTTGAGCTGGGGCATGGCGGGATGCTCGTCGGGCAGCACCTGGGCGCCGAGCTGGTTGACGGTTTGCTTCACCTGTTCGGATGTGAGCTTCATGAGCTGCTCCGTTCTGTCGTTCGAGTTTGTGGAACCGAGCCGGAGCGCGTTGTTCCCTGCGCCGTGTTGTCTGGCTCAACCTCCCGAACGGGTGCTGCGCACAAATGTTCCTGCGAAATGAATTTCGTGATCGCACGTGGCGCTCGCCGCGCCGGCGGCGCGAGATCGCCACATGGTCTTCAAGATCCGCACGCCCGCAGCGCTAGTCCGCAGCTTCAACGATCCTGATATCGCGATCGGCGCCGTTGCCGAGCAGATCGTGCGCGGCCTTGTAGGCAGGGCTTTCATAGGCAGCCCTCGCCCGCTCGACGCTGTCGAACTCGATGAGGACGACGCGTTCCATCTGGCCGAGTTCGAAGGTCGCAGCCGGCATTCCCCGCGCCAGCACGCGACCACCGGCGGCCTCGATGGCCGGACGCGACAATTTGGCGTAGGCCGCCATGGCCTCGGGATTCCTGATTGCGCGATAGGTGGCGACCCAATAGGCTTTGGCCATTGTTGTTCTCCTCGCTTGTTTGAGAGCTAATGCTCGCTTCGGTTCTCGCCGACCGAGAGCGCACAGATGCGCGACAGATAGGTGTAGGGCAGACCGGTCTCCTCGGCCCAGGCATTGAATTGCGCCTGCACCTTGGCGAGATCGCCCTTCGACTTGACCTCTTCGGCAATGTCGAGGCCGGTCTCGCGCAGGCAGGCAACGACGTCCTTCGAGGTGACAAAGCCATCCCAGCCGACGAAGCGCAGCAGCATCTGGCCTGTATTGCCGCCGAGCCTGCTACCGCGCTTGGTCAGGAGATCGAGCAGACCTATCTCGTTGGACGGCGGCCATTTCGCCAGAAACTTGCCGAAGCTGCCGTGCTCCTTCGCGACCTCCTGCACGAAGGCGGCATTCTCGCGCACCGACATGATCTTGGCGCCGTTGCGCACGATCCGCGCATCGCGCAGCAGGCCTTCCCAATAGTCTTCGGGCTGGAAGGAGAGCTTGGCCGGCTGGAAGAGATGGAAGGCGTCTTCGAAACCGCCCCACTTCGCGTCGATCACGCTCCAGGCAAAGCCCGCGCAAAACACCCGCTTCGTCATCTCGGCAAGGATGCGATCGTCGCCGAGCCTGGCCAGGCGTTTCAGGTCGGGCTTGTCGGGCATCAGACTGTCGAGCGCCTTGGGGCCGCCCTTGCGCTTCTCGGCGCGGGCACGAATGGTCTTGAAGGACGTCATACGATCACCCGCGTTCAAGGGTACTGCACGACATCAGAATTCAGTGATCCGGTCCAGCCCCGCGACGGCATGCACTCGTCACGCGGCTGAAAGCGAACCCCGCGCTCCTGCATGGGGCGTGTCACGCCCGCGAGAGCGACGGCACCTCCTCCGGCATGATGGCCTGGAGGCCGCCGAAGCGTCGCTCGCGGCCATGGAAGGAGGCGAGCGCCGCGGCGAGATCGCCCGCATCGAACTCGGGCCACATCCGTTCGGTGAAGTGCAACTCGGCATAGGCGCCTTCCCAGAGCAGGAAGTCCGACAGCCGCTTTTCGCCGGAGGTCCGGATGATGAGATCGACGTCGCGCAAACCGGCCTCGCCGGTGACGAGTTGCGAGAACGCTTCGCGGGTCAGGCTGGTCAGCGCGGCGGCCTTCGCCGCGGCATTCAGGATGGCGTCGCGCGCGGAATAGTCGACGGCGATGCGCAGATGCAGCGTGGTGCCGCGCGCTGTAGCGTCCTCCGCGCGCGCGATGGCGTTGGCGATGCCCTCCGGCAGGCGATCGCGGCGGCCGATCACGTTGAGCCGTACGCCGTTCTTCACCAGGCTCTGCACTTCATTGGCGAGGTAGAAGCGCAGCAGCGTCATCAGCGCGGCGACCTCGGTCTTGGGCCGGCGCCAATTGTCCGTCGAGAACGCATAGAGCGTCAGCGTGCCGATGCCCTGCCGGGGCGCGGCCTCGACGATGCGCCGGATGGTCTCGACGCCGGCCTCGTGGCCGCGCACGCGCGACAGGCCGCGCCGCGTCGCCCATCGTCCGTTGCCGTCCATGATGATGCCGACGTGAAGCTTGTCGTTGTGGGACGTGACGTCACTTTGCATCGCAAAGTCTCCGGTCAAAAAGGGGGACGATCAGGTCGGAAGAAAGCCGAGACGGCCGAGCGGCGACGCCTCGCGGCCGGCGGCCTTGGCGGCGTCGCGCACCAGCCGCTCGAGCACGGCAAGATAGTCGAGGAAGCGGCGGCGGCCGGCCTTGGTCAGGCGGCAGGTGGTGTGCGGGCGATTGCCCTCATAGCCCTTGGTCACCTCGACGAGCCCTGCCTCCTGGAGCACCGCGAGGTGCCGGCTGAGATTGCCGTCGGTGAGGCCACAGAGCTGCTTCAGATCGGCGAACGCAAGACCCTTCGGATGCGCCATCAGCGAGGTCAGAAGCCCGAGCCTCGCCTTCTCATGAATCACACGATCGAGCCCTTCATAGGAGAAAGGCGCGCTGTCAGTCTTCGACATCATTGTCTCCAGACGCGAAATACAGAATGGCCGCCATCACCGACTGGCCGATCACGAAAGGCAATCCCATGGTCCATGGCGACAGCATGTGGGTCTGGCTCGCCAGCACCACCACCGCAAAGCCTGAGACGAAGTACCAGGCCCCGGCGAACGCCACGCTGCGTGGCAGCGAACGGACCGATGCGAAAATGCCGAGCGACACCAGGATCTGCCACAGCCCCGGCAGCAGCCACAGCGTCTCAGAAGCGAACTTCCACATCACCACCGCAAGCAGGACACCGGCAACGCCCGCAGGCAGGAACTGCTCGACCGCCTGGTGGATCATGGCGTCGGCAAGACCGGAATGATGGCGACGCGAACGCGCGCGCATCTCGATCCAGATCATCGCCCCGGACAGCGCGGCTGCAATGAACCAGCCGAAAAAGAAACCGAGCGGCTCGCCGGTCGCATCGCCGAGCAACCAGAATTGCAGGATCGCGGTGAGAAGCGCGAC encodes:
- a CDS encoding sensor histidine kinase; this encodes MGKLIDEFRKGWQGEAVPSLGLSIAFAVACLLVATLARWGLAHVRPDVYFTPYFPAVFFAAAFGGLRIGVVTALVGGVLGVVVNFDHSLADRARFALLTLYWGVSALTIWGVEHYRTMLTEQRRISKRLIEEEDYRKLLVDELQHRLKNKLSTVHAVLHQVLHDQPQVWARIDPRLRSLAATDDLISRIDKAGCDIRDLLISELGPYGHVRFTLNGDRLFLPPKLAVTLSLMFHELATNAGKYGAFSAPRGLLQVSWTVSDDRLTITWDETEGPIVGDISEPGFGTKLLKSALSAFDGKTEVSYLKTGLHCTMQCRIPRNG
- a CDS encoding putative bifunctional diguanylate cyclase/phosphodiesterase; the encoded protein is MNDNAYSGANEAELGFLKEIVRMLPAGLTVQDAQGKLLLVNDVAASQLGMDGSRPSPDLAPRREACQQALRSGQPVVSEEALHDGAARQVLLTTHRPVQLAGRALLISASSDITEQKNFEDQLFRSAYFDELTSLPSRRVIEHRANSLLSRDQAGDRFALAFLDVDNFKHINDYYGHAVGDALLIELSKRLGRDLRDSDMLSRISGDEFLLLLSPIQSQEEVAEFMKSTLERLTAPFFIDNSELFVSTSVGVSLYPDHGRSFETLRQNADIAMYRIKNNGKGSASFFDAGMEREALARMKIEQSLRLAILEKRFCCAFQSKVDIRTQAVKGIEALVRLRDDEGVIQAPGSFINLASELGLIDELTHLVLAEIVKSVDLINETFGAEATISINVAAKQAGNPEFMRDFAQALDDTGFPQRFMIEVTEDAFVAKNHFQSEILPMFRKLGVGISIDDFGTGYSSLSALADITADEIKIDRSFITDIHKRPRSQGILRAIESLSEALGMTVIAEGLESYEELAYLQAATKIRYAQGYYFARPIFLEELKLATPASSESRGSVSARPMQQNRQGYSRANGYRR
- a CDS encoding bifunctional diguanylate cyclase/phosphodiesterase, giving the protein MRQVFQQVAAAMFSVAKSGRDAAVRRGPVLWLTLSGALLVAGIFAVTAMAVGEFRERTLANRERELENTVQLIARHFDQQFEDSDVVAADLIGQMHLPDITSAQMFREHMSGPEANRMLRGKVSAVSYLGDIAIYDADGELISWSRAQPLPKVNVSSRAYFQTFKTNPMSEPVLLESVRSFLIHKWTTVVARRLSLPDGTFVGAMVRRIDPDSYQRYFASVALAEGAAISLFDREGVMLARYPNIESRIGISYKSAPLMQKVLTQGGQQTLRVKSPVDGEEKLGSAASLTHFPLVIIATNTTSAALADWRQQTGFMVTTATLSAAVIALILFMIIRQINRQNREAQQRLEAERLRLDTALNNMSQGLILYDAGGYIVTCNRRYADMFGLSHDVIKPGCHIHEAMYHRKERNAFSGNVEEFCADVLRDVAEGKVTTKLHQLPNGRAFQVINTPLAQGGWVATIEEITERRNLEQERDRNYTFLREIIDHIPSQITVKDAYTRHYLLVNRIAEDIFGEGGKTIVGKTAADILPEADAEVVTRDDDIVLQSPDRLLQKEQSWRTPTDGQRHTISKRIGICDKAGEPRYIINVIEDVTEQRKAAEKIAHMAHYDALTDLPNRVLFREQMERELEKVAGGAQFALLYIDVDEFKGINDSLGHHVGDELLMAIAGRIRACLKPGDLIARLGGDEFAVIQTGIESSADVLAFVTQIHEVIRRPYHCLGHQLSTDASIGIALAPQDGADLDQLIKNADLAMYGAKAGGRRTYRFFVPAMDASAKARLTLEQDLRQALIDGGFEIHYQPLVNLHTGVVSGCEALLRWRHPERGMVSPAEFIPIAEDTGLINEIGDWVLRTACNEAATWPADVRIAVNVSPVQLKCDTLALRIAGALAASGLEPRRLELEITEAVLIRDDEAALSILHQLRAIGVRIALDDFGTGYSSLSYLKRFPFDKIKIDRCFVADIAETSGSPVIVQAVVNIAAASDMTTVAEGVETEAQREMLRTLGCTEMQGYLFSKPKPAAEVRELFGPDNAMPVAAVA
- a CDS encoding sensor domain-containing diguanylate cyclase — protein: MAKLIRSSAKTVDVADSYAVRLMQHLVVPTFVIDPKRRVVIWNRACERLTGVAAAEVIGTNKHWQAFYETRRPCLADLVAQDRPEQLPEFYSEYAARGHNGLGFSAENWCVMPKLGSQLYLAIDAGPIHDEAGNLIAVVETLRDLTDQKRAEMALKELATKDGLTGLSNRRSFDQMLMSEWTRAQRTQKPLALLFVDVDHFKLFNDEHGHQSGDECLRAVAGVVNRHAVRPLDLASRYGGEEFALILPEMSCDDACAVAEEIRRAVMALAITHGANGAGQHVTLSVGVASHIPGEADGAPDRLLGAADQALYAAKRLGRNRVVCSERVLAEFAGHGRDSMPVPGLTPRKSA
- a CDS encoding DUF1330 domain-containing protein; translated protein: MAKAYWVATYRAIRNPEAMAAYAKLSRPAIEAAGGRVLARGMPAATFELGQMERVVLIEFDSVERARAAYESPAYKAAHDLLGNGADRDIRIVEAAD
- a CDS encoding DNA-3-methyladenine glycosylase I, producing the protein MTSFKTIRARAEKRKGGPKALDSLMPDKPDLKRLARLGDDRILAEMTKRVFCAGFAWSVIDAKWGGFEDAFHLFQPAKLSFQPEDYWEGLLRDARIVRNGAKIMSVRENAAFVQEVAKEHGSFGKFLAKWPPSNEIGLLDLLTKRGSRLGGNTGQMLLRFVGWDGFVTSKDVVACLRETGLDIAEEVKSKGDLAKVQAQFNAWAEETGLPYTYLSRICALSVGENRSEH
- a CDS encoding di-trans,poly-cis-decaprenylcistransferase; its protein translation is MQSDVTSHNDKLHVGIIMDGNGRWATRRGLSRVRGHEAGVETIRRIVEAAPRQGIGTLTLYAFSTDNWRRPKTEVAALMTLLRFYLANEVQSLVKNGVRLNVIGRRDRLPEGIANAIARAEDATARGTTLHLRIAVDYSARDAILNAAAKAAALTSLTREAFSQLVTGEAGLRDVDLIIRTSGEKRLSDFLLWEGAYAELHFTERMWPEFDAGDLAAALASFHGRERRFGGLQAIMPEEVPSLSRA
- a CDS encoding winged helix-turn-helix domain-containing protein — translated: MSKTDSAPFSYEGLDRVIHEKARLGLLTSLMAHPKGLAFADLKQLCGLTDGNLSRHLAVLQEAGLVEVTKGYEGNRPHTTCRLTKAGRRRFLDYLAVLERLVRDAAKAAGREASPLGRLGFLPT